The Candidatus Rokuibacteriota bacterium sequence TTAGCACGGTCTTGCGGGAGCGGGAAATCCCGCTTAGGCTGTCGTGCATGAAGCTCACCGGCAAGGTCGCCCTCATCACGAACGTCAGCGAGTTCATGGGCCCAGCGATCACGGAGGAGTTCTGCCGTGAGGGAGCCTCGGTCGCTCTCCACGACCGCAACGAAGCGGCCGCCGCGCCCATCGCCGCCATCGCCGCCGGATTGGGGCGCGAGGTGCAGGTCCTCACCGGCGATCTGACGCGCCCGGCCGAGGCCGACCGCGTCGTCGACGCGGTGGTCGCGCGCTTCGGCCGGCTCGACATCCTCGTCAACAACAGCGCCAACCCGCCCACGGGCAGTCCGACCGAACAGGTCACGGACGCCCAGTGGCGCGCGATGATGTCCCGCCTCCTCGACGAGCCCTTCTACTGCCTGCGCGCGGCGCTCCGCGTGATGCGCCCGGCCAAGCGCGGCAAGATCATCAACATGTCCTCGGCCGCGGCCTTCCCCGGGCTGGCCAACTACGCCGCCTACAGCGCGGCGCGCGCCGGCGTCAACGGCCTCACCAAGGCCGTCGGCCGCGAGGTGGCGCGCGACGGCATCCAGGTCAACGCCATCGCGCAGAACTACGTCGAGAACCCGACGTACTTCCCATCATCGCTCACGAACGACCCGCAGAAACTCGCGCGCATGGTCAAGAACATCCCGGCGGGCAGGCTCGCGCGCAGCGAGGAGTCGGCGCGGCTCGCGGTATACCTGGCCTCGGAGGACGCCGACTTCTTCGTGGGGCAAGTGATCCCGTTTTCGGGCGGCTGGGTGTCGCCGTGATCGTCTCGCATGTCGGGATAACGGCGGCCGACGACTACCTGGAGCGCCGGGCCGCCCACCGTGAGGCGCATCTCGCGCGGATCACGGAGCTGCGCAGGCAGGGCTTCGTGATCGGCGGCGGCCCGTCGCCCGACGGCAAGACGGCCGACATCGTATACCGCACACCGCAGGCGGGCGACCTGACGCGGCTGATCGAGGAAGATCCGTACTGGACAGGCGGCGTCTGGAAGGCCTGGCAGCCCCGCGACTTTTCCCAGTTCCTCGAGCCGTGGGAGATGGTGCCGCTCGTGCTCGACGGCTCGCGCAAGGTGACGATCGTGGAAGGTGAGGCGCCCGACGTCGAGATGGCCTCCTTCGCCCTGATCGAGGCGCGCGGCGGAGGCCGCATGGCCTTCGGCGGCTTCTTCCCGGGCGGCGCCACGTGGGCCATCATGCGCTCGACGGAGCCGGACAAGGTGCTGGCGGAGCTGGCAGAAACCGGATTCTGGAAGCCCGGCAGCCTCACAGCCCGCTTCCTGCTGCACGTGCTCTAGACGCCGCCGACCCGCTAGCCCGCCCTCTGTCTCCCCGAACCCTCCCCGGCCGGGTCGGAAGGGTACCCTAAAATTCCGTTGACACTAGTCCTAACTTTAGGTATACCTAACGAACTTTCACCCAAGGAGGCGGCGACTTGAAGCGCATGGTCATGGCAGGCGTGGCAGGACTCCTTCTGGGGGCGGCGTTCGTAGCGGCGCTCCCGGCCGGCGCACAGGCGCCCCAGGAGATCCCGCTCGTGATTGAGAAGAACCGGTTCCAGCCGGACGTCATCAAGGTCAAGGCCGGCGCGCCCTTCGTGCTGGTCATCACCAACAAGGACAAGGGGCCGGAGGAGTTCGAGAGCAAGGACCTCAGGATCGAGAAGATCATCCCCGGGGGCAAGACGGTACGGCTCAAGATGCCGGCCCTCAAAGCGGGCAAGTACCCCTTCGTGGGCGAGTACCACTCCGAGACGGCCAAAGCCACCATCGTCGCCGAGTAGATCGCCGGGGACCGCATGGGCGCCACCTTCGTCGTCACGCTGCGCGAGGCCTTCGAGGCCGCGCTGATCCTGGGCATCGTCTACAGCTATCTCGAGAAGATCGGGGCTCGCGACGGTTTTCGGTACGTGACGTGGGGCGGGGCGCTGGGCCTCCTGCTGAGCGTGGCCATGGGGATAGCCGTGACCTACCTGACGGGCCCGCTACTCGACGTCGGCCCCGAGATCATCACGGTGGTCGTCATCTTCGCGGCCGTGGGCCTGCTGACGTGGCACGCGTGGTGGATGCAGCAGCACGCGCGGCTCATCGGGGGACAGGTGCAGCATCGCATCGATCTGGCCCGGGCCCGGAATCGCCTGTGGGTCGTGGGGCTCATCGCCTTCACCGGCGTCTTTCGCGAAGGCGCGGAGACCGTCCTGTTCCTCTGGGGCATCCTGGCGCAGGCCGGCGCCGAAGCCGGGTGGGGCAGCGCGGCGGGCGGCGTCGGGGGAGTAGCGGGCGCCGCTGCCTTGGGTTTCACCATCTTCCGCAGCGGCAAGCACGTGAGTCTCTCACGCTTCTTCGGCATCACCACCGCGTTCATCATGCTGCTGGCCGCCGGATTCCTCAGCAATGGCATCGGCCGGCTCCAAGGCCTAGGGGTCCTGCCTCTGTCGGATCCGCTCTGGAACACCTCCTGGCTGCTGAGCGACGGGAGTGTCGCCGGCGGCTTCCTCTCGGGCCTCGTCGGCTACCGCGCGCAGCCCACTCTCCCAGAGGTCTGCGCCTACGTCGCGTATCTGATCGTGGCAGGCGCGCTCTTCTTCGGCCGCAGGACGCCGGACGCCGTCGGCCTGGCAGACCCGACACGGTCATGATCGTCTGCCTCTGCCGCGATGTATCCGAACGCCAGGTCGAGACGGCCGTCGCCAGGGGCGCCGCGACGGTGCACGAGATCTCGCGTGCCTGCGGCGCCGGCAGCGACTGCGGCGCGTGCCAGCACCTGCTCGCCGCGCTCATCGAAGACGCCCGCAGCGCGGTGTGCGCATCCGGAGGACGGAAATGAAAGGACACGACGAGATCATCGCGCTGCTGAACGGGGTCCTCACGGCCGAGCTCACGGCCATCAACCAGTACTTCATCCACGCGCGCATGTGCGAGAACTGGGGCTACGAGCGGTTCTGGAAGAAGCTCCGCGCGGAGGCGATGGGCGAGATGCACCACGCCGACCAGCTGATAGAGCGCATCCTCTACCTCGAGGGCGTGCCGAACGTGCAGCGGCTGGGCAAGGTCAACGTCGGGCAGACCGTGCCCGAGCAGCTGCGTCTCGACCTCGAGCTGGAGCGGGCGGCCGTGGCGGCCCTCAACGCGGGCATCGAGCGGTGCCGCAGCCTCGGCGACAACGGCAGCCGCGACCTCCTCGAGGAGATCCTCAAATCCGAGGAGGGACACATCGACTGGATCGAGGCGCAGCTCGAACTGATCAAGCAGGCGGGCGAGGGCAACTACCTCGCCCAGCAGATAAAGGAGAGCGGCGCGTGATCGAAGAGGCCCCGGAGATCCCCGTCGCAGAGCA is a genomic window containing:
- a CDS encoding (2Fe-2S)-binding protein, with translation MIVCLCRDVSERQVETAVARGAATVHEISRACGAGSDCGACQHLLAALIEDARSAVCASGGRK
- a CDS encoding SDR family oxidoreductase, with translation MKLTGKVALITNVSEFMGPAITEEFCREGASVALHDRNEAAAAPIAAIAAGLGREVQVLTGDLTRPAEADRVVDAVVARFGRLDILVNNSANPPTGSPTEQVTDAQWRAMMSRLLDEPFYCLRAALRVMRPAKRGKIINMSSAAAFPGLANYAAYSAARAGVNGLTKAVGREVARDGIQVNAIAQNYVENPTYFPSSLTNDPQKLARMVKNIPAGRLARSEESARLAVYLASEDADFFVGQVIPFSGGWVSP
- the bfr gene encoding bacterioferritin, whose translation is MKGHDEIIALLNGVLTAELTAINQYFIHARMCENWGYERFWKKLRAEAMGEMHHADQLIERILYLEGVPNVQRLGKVNVGQTVPEQLRLDLELERAAVAALNAGIERCRSLGDNGSRDLLEEILKSEEGHIDWIEAQLELIKQAGEGNYLAQQIKESGA
- a CDS encoding cupredoxin domain-containing protein, translated to MVMAGVAGLLLGAAFVAALPAGAQAPQEIPLVIEKNRFQPDVIKVKAGAPFVLVITNKDKGPEEFESKDLRIEKIIPGGKTVRLKMPALKAGKYPFVGEYHSETAKATIVAE
- a CDS encoding FTR1 family protein, with amino-acid sequence MGATFVVTLREAFEAALILGIVYSYLEKIGARDGFRYVTWGGALGLLLSVAMGIAVTYLTGPLLDVGPEIITVVVIFAAVGLLTWHAWWMQQHARLIGGQVQHRIDLARARNRLWVVGLIAFTGVFREGAETVLFLWGILAQAGAEAGWGSAAGGVGGVAGAAALGFTIFRSGKHVSLSRFFGITTAFIMLLAAGFLSNGIGRLQGLGVLPLSDPLWNTSWLLSDGSVAGGFLSGLVGYRAQPTLPEVCAYVAYLIVAGALFFGRRTPDAVGLADPTRS